The sequence TTGCAGTGGCGAGTTGCCTTGAATTGCCGCTTGAACCAATAGGGTGATGGCTTGCGCCCATTCCACGGCTTTGTCGTTATTGTTGGTCACTCGTACCGCACTCTCTACCATGGCTGGCAAAGTGTGAGACGTGTAAGTACAGGCTACTAATGGAATGATCTTTGAAACTGCGGGGAGCTGCGTGTCATCTGCGCCACAGGCAGTAATCGGGGCGTCCTCTAGTTCTAATTGATGGATATTCAGCAAGCTCATGCGCGTCGCTTTATCAATGTAGCCTTGCCAACTGCCGCCAAAATCAAACCAGTTGCGGAAATGTTGAATATAGCTCGCTTCATCGTATTTTTGGTTGTCGACTAAACTATCGACCATAGCCAATAACTGAGCTCCGTATTGCGATTGATCGCCAGCGGTTTTTCCTTGGTGCGCAAAGTAGCCCTTGTCTTGATAATCGAACTGATTCGGTGAGCGAAATTCTGGCTCGAAACCAGCTACGTGTAAGATCCTCTCTTGGTCATACAGCCAGTGCAACCCCATGGAAGCGGCGTCTCCAACCAATGCGCCGACAACGGCGTAAAAAGCTCGTTCTTTATGATTGTCCATGTTGAGTGATGTCCTTGAGAAGAATCAACGTAGTTCGATACGTTAAGTATAGTGATTAGACGAGTATTTCGCTGTGTTTCTAAGAAGAAATATGAAGGGATAAATCCCGATTGGTCAATAGCTTAAACCAATCAGGTGAACTTGATAAGGGAAAGGAATGGTCGGGCGAGTCGGTACTATTAATTAATGACGTTACTGATGGTTAAGGTAAGCACTAGAACGTTGCTCAATCACTTTGAAAAGACGTGAAAGCGCAAAGCACAAAGCAAAATATACGAAGCCAACAATGAGCCAGATCTCAAAGATCAAACCTGAAGAGTTTGCCATCTCAGTACCAACAAACGTCATCTCTTGGATAGAAATCAGAGACACAATCGACGTGTCTTTAACCAAGGAGATTGCTTGGCCAGCCAATGGCGGTGTGATAGCCGTTAATACTTGCGGGCCGACAACAAATCGATACTTAGACAATGCAGACAGACCGAGTGAATCGGCCGCTTCCCATTGGCCTTTTGGAATACCTTCTAAGCCAGCTCTAATCACTTCAGCAATATAAGCAGAAGAGAGCAAGCCAATACAGATAACACCAGACGCCAAGTTTTCCCAAAGGTTAGCCGGGCCGAAAAGGAAATCTTGAACAGCGTTAATCTCGCCACTGTGTTCACGCAAGATACTTTCTAAGCCAAGTAATGGGATCAGTTGGTTAGAAACAAAGAAGTAAAAGATGAAGACAAACACCAGCGGCGGAATATTACGAACCAACTGAATGAAAATCAGTGCCGGTGTTTTGAAAAAAGCGATCTTTGAGTGTCTTGCCACACCTAACAGTGTGCCAAAAGAGAGTGCTAACACCATACTCCATAAACTTAAGCGCAGCGTTGCGATCAAGCCTTGGAAAAAATAGGGAATACTGCCTTGAGAAGGCGGAATAAAAATTAGTGTAAACGCATCTTCCCATCGCCATTGGTAGTTAATACCAACAGCAGAGCGATAATAAAGCCAGCCTGCAAACACACACATCACAGCGAGTAACACGCCATCCAAAAGGTTAAGGCGTTGATACCAAGGCTTCATATGAACGTTGGGCTTAGGTGTTGTCAATGCGCTAGTACTACTCACGTCATTCCTGTTTAAACAATAATAATTAGTAGGCTGTTTTGTTGAGTTTTAGATCATCAATAAAGCGAATCAAGTTGTTGATGAGAAGGCAGTGCAGACAATGCACTGCCTCGATTCACTAGCAACAGTTCTGATTACTGACCTTGAGCAATCTGGTCTTGCCAATCTAGAGTAGAGAACCAGTACTCGTAACGCTCTTTCAACCAACCGTCTTCAGTACGTGCTTTGATCCATTCGTTGAAGAATTCTGCCTTGTCAGTTTCACCTAGGCGAACTGCAAATGCTTCGTTACCTTTTGATAGACGCTCTTCAAATGGAATAAATAGCGTGTCTGCGTTTTTGATCGTTTCGTGTTCTGGTTTCGGGCTAGACGCAATAACCGCGTGTGCGTTGCCGTTCAACACTTCTTGGAATGCTTGAGCATCGTCATCGAACTGAAGTACTTTTGCTTTCGGGAAGGTTTCACGAGCCACTTGAACAGTGAAAGCGCCACGGCGTGCAGCAATTTTTACGCGACGAGAATCAAAATCAGAGATTTGAGTAAAACCTTCCGCTAGCTCTTTATTAGCCGCCAGTTGAACGCCAGAGTGCGAGTAAGGTTCAGTGAACAGTACGCTTTTAGCTCGCGCTTCAGTGATAGACATACCGCCGATGATTACATCAAATTTTTTCGATAATAGAGAAGGGATAATACCGTCCCATGCTGTCGGTACAAATTCGACTTTCCAACCAGAATCTTCGGCAAGGCGTTTCGCCACGTCGATTTCAAAGCCAACGAGATCGCCTTGTTTGTTACGCATCGCCCAAGGAACAAATGTCGACATACCAACGCGCAGTGAGCCACGTTCGTTGATTTTATCGAGGTTAGGCGTTTCAGAAGCAAGTGCAGGCAAACTTACGGCAAGCGCAAGTAGGGCTGTAATCGCGGTTTTAAATAGCTTCATGCTGATAAATCCTTATTGTGTTCGCCAGTTAGCCCCGAGCTTATGCTCAAGCCAAGCAGCAACGGCAGAAAGTGAAAGTGTAAGAGCAAGATAAATGATCGCCACCGAGAACCAAATCTCGAATGGCATCGCGGTTTCAGAAACGATGTTTCTGGCTTCAGTCGTCAGGTCAAAAATAGCCATGACACTTACAATTGAAGAGTTTTTAATAAGAGAGATCACTTCATTGGTCAAAGGTGGCAAGGTACGTTGCACCACCTGAGGAAGAATCACATCCCAGTAAGTATAGGTCTTTGATAAGCCCAAGGATTGAGCTGCTTCAAATTGTCCTCTCGCAATACCATTTAAACCGGCACGAAATATCTCGGCGGTGTAAGCGCCTTGGAAAAGTGCTAAGGCTAAAACGGCAGTACTAAAGCGATCGAGCCCTAATACGGGGCCAAATACAAAATAGAGCAAATAAATTTGTACCAACAACGGCGTGTTACGAATCAACTCAACATAGCTGGTGGCTAAGGTGCGTCCAACCACAGAATTTGACTTTCTCAATAGTGCTGTCGTTAAACCAATGATCAGTGTGGCAACCAAAGAAATCAAAGAGATATTGATGGTAACCAGTAGCCCTTCAACTAATTCTGCAGGCCACCATTCACCATCTTCATAGAAAGCAATATAGTCCGGCACACGCTCCCATTGCCAGCTGTATCCCATGGTTTGTGCACCAGAGTCGAGAATCCAAACAACAGCAGCCACCAGTACAACAATCTGTACCAAAGCAGATAGGGCGGGTTTAATAATTCGAATCAACATTAATAAGTCAGGATCTGATTTAGGAACGCTTGAGTACGTTCATGTTGAGGGTTTTCAAAGAGTGCTTGTGGCGTAT comes from Vibrio syngnathi and encodes:
- a CDS encoding ADP-ribosylglycohydrolase family protein is translated as MDNHKERAFYAVVGALVGDAASMGLHWLYDQERILHVAGFEPEFRSPNQFDYQDKGYFAHQGKTAGDQSQYGAQLLAMVDSLVDNQKYDEASYIQHFRNWFDFGGSWQGYIDKATRMSLLNIHQLELEDAPITACGADDTQLPAVSKIIPLVACTYTSHTLPAMVESAVRVTNNNDKAVEWAQAITLLVQAAIQGNSPLQSVEMVRQTCSKFIHDQIDEALANPELSITDAAKKFGLHCELSAAFPLLIRIISGAQSYQQGIRDNILCGGDSCGRAIVIGAVLAACFYDEDDGIPTEWLKQVELNGSVLSLPIE
- a CDS encoding amino acid ABC transporter permease, producing MSSTSALTTPKPNVHMKPWYQRLNLLDGVLLAVMCVFAGWLYYRSAVGINYQWRWEDAFTLIFIPPSQGSIPYFFQGLIATLRLSLWSMVLALSFGTLLGVARHSKIAFFKTPALIFIQLVRNIPPLVFVFIFYFFVSNQLIPLLGLESILREHSGEINAVQDFLFGPANLWENLASGVICIGLLSSAYIAEVIRAGLEGIPKGQWEAADSLGLSALSKYRFVVGPQVLTAITPPLAGQAISLVKDTSIVSLISIQEMTFVGTEMANSSGLIFEIWLIVGFVYFALCFALSRLFKVIEQRSSAYLNHQ
- a CDS encoding transporter substrate-binding domain-containing protein; translation: MKLFKTAITALLALAVSLPALASETPNLDKINERGSLRVGMSTFVPWAMRNKQGDLVGFEIDVAKRLAEDSGWKVEFVPTAWDGIIPSLLSKKFDVIIGGMSITEARAKSVLFTEPYSHSGVQLAANKELAEGFTQISDFDSRRVKIAARRGAFTVQVARETFPKAKVLQFDDDAQAFQEVLNGNAHAVIASSPKPEHETIKNADTLFIPFEERLSKGNEAFAVRLGETDKAEFFNEWIKARTEDGWLKERYEYWFSTLDWQDQIAQGQ
- a CDS encoding amino acid ABC transporter permease is translated as MLIRIIKPALSALVQIVVLVAAVVWILDSGAQTMGYSWQWERVPDYIAFYEDGEWWPAELVEGLLVTINISLISLVATLIIGLTTALLRKSNSVVGRTLATSYVELIRNTPLLVQIYLLYFVFGPVLGLDRFSTAVLALALFQGAYTAEIFRAGLNGIARGQFEAAQSLGLSKTYTYWDVILPQVVQRTLPPLTNEVISLIKNSSIVSVMAIFDLTTEARNIVSETAMPFEIWFSVAIIYLALTLSLSAVAAWLEHKLGANWRTQ